One stretch of Pseudomonadota bacterium DNA includes these proteins:
- a CDS encoding PIN domain-containing protein, translated as MRYLLDTNIVSAWARKSSSALMLKLAQTPPAGLCVCTLVEHELLYGFALMPGTRAEAMTLRLLELLPSLPFGSAEARRAATMRVALARAGKPIGPYDTLIAATALEHGLTLITHNTREFRRVEGLAVEDWLA; from the coding sequence ATGCGCTACCTGCTCGACACCAACATCGTCAGCGCTTGGGCGCGGAAAAGCTCGTCGGCCCTGATGCTCAAGCTGGCGCAAACGCCACCCGCGGGATTATGCGTATGCACCCTGGTCGAGCACGAGCTGCTCTACGGCTTCGCACTCATGCCCGGGACTCGGGCGGAAGCGATGACCCTGCGCCTGCTCGAGCTCCTACCGAGCCTCCCTTTCGGCAGCGCCGAAGCCAGGCGGGCCGCGACTATGCGCGTAGCACTCGCCCGCGCGGGCAAACCGATCGGCCCCTACGACACGCTGATCGCGGCGACCGCGCTGGAGCATGGGCTGACGTTAATCACGCACAACACGCGCGAGTTTCGGCGCGTGGAAGGCCTGGCCGTCGAAGACTGGCTCGCTTGA